One segment of Acetoanaerobium noterae DNA contains the following:
- a CDS encoding SLC13 family permease: MKSIIDKLSEEVVFIVLLFVFSVSVFFRIPTIEAIDWGVLAALWNLMVVALALEEQRFLDYLANKICIRYHTERKLAFALIGLSALFAMFMTNDVALLTLVPITIIIGKKGRFNPYKLVALETIAANVGSSLTPFGNPQNIFLFNYFNMKPLEFFSFTAPFVIISMIGLLLIAMTCSKSKLDFDLEKIIIKSKTEIIVYLGLLVVAILSILHVLSWHLITPMIFIVIFIMKKKLIIDVDYFLLGTFVLFFLLVDNLLALDNIVDIISTQLQTPLKTMWVSAIASQGISNVPAAILLSPFTLNKEALLIGVSLGGFGTLIASLANLISWKLYIKAFPKRKYFRYFTLTNVILLIFVGAIMTLWIFN; the protein is encoded by the coding sequence TTGAAAAGTATAATAGACAAATTATCTGAAGAGGTTGTATTTATTGTTTTGCTGTTTGTTTTTTCGGTTTCAGTATTTTTTAGGATACCTACTATAGAAGCCATAGACTGGGGCGTATTAGCTGCACTTTGGAATCTTATGGTAGTTGCACTTGCTCTTGAGGAGCAGAGGTTTTTAGATTATTTAGCCAATAAAATCTGCATAAGGTACCATACTGAAAGAAAGCTTGCTTTTGCACTTATAGGACTTAGCGCTTTATTTGCAATGTTCATGACAAATGATGTCGCTCTTTTGACTTTAGTTCCAATAACTATAATAATAGGGAAAAAAGGAAGGTTTAATCCATATAAATTAGTGGCTCTTGAAACTATAGCTGCTAATGTAGGAAGTAGCTTGACTCCATTTGGAAACCCTCAAAATATTTTTCTATTTAATTATTTTAATATGAAGCCATTGGAGTTTTTTTCTTTCACTGCTCCATTTGTAATCATATCTATGATAGGACTGCTACTTATAGCAATGACTTGCTCCAAAAGCAAGCTAGATTTTGATTTAGAAAAAATTATAATTAAATCGAAAACGGAAATAATAGTATATTTAGGGTTACTGGTAGTTGCCATTTTATCGATTTTGCATGTGTTATCTTGGCATTTAATTACACCCATGATCTTTATAGTAATTTTTATTATGAAGAAAAAATTAATTATCGATGTGGATTATTTTTTGTTAGGAACCTTTGTACTATTTTTCTTGCTGGTTGATAATCTTTTAGCTTTAGATAATATTGTAGATATAATTAGTACACAGCTACAAACGCCACTTAAGACTATGTGGGTATCTGCTATAGCGTCTCAAGGCATAAGCAATGTTCCGGCCGCTATATTGCTATCTCCATTTACATTAAATAAGGAAGCTTTGCTAATAGGCGTTTCGCTAGGTGGATTTGGAACTCTTATAGCATCACTTGCTAACTTGATATCATGGAAGCTTTATATCAAGGCTTTTCCAAAAAGAAAATACTTTAGATACTTTACATTAACCAATGTAATATTGTTGATTTTTGTAGGAGCAATTATGACTTTGTGGATTTTTAACTAG
- a CDS encoding CCA tRNA nucleotidyltransferase → MIDNELIKEALEIINIIEDSGYEAYIVGGSLRDSLLGMQPKDIDIASSASPTEIKRIFNSYKTIDTGIDFGTVTLIYNDKPVEITTFRSESVYLDSRRPDSVSFEKNVDEDLKRRDFTINAMAYNQSKKLVDLFSGEEDLNNKLIRCVGSPDERFSEDALRMLRAVRFACVLNFDIEKNTFEAIKHNASRIEHISKERIQAELNKIFMSSKPSRGIRLLLDSKLLDYVLPEISRLSGFNQNNPFHHLELLEHTLCVLDKVEPRLQLRLAALFHDAGKIDTVTLDENGIGHFYGHDSVSEEITKSVLKRLRYSNEIIELTSQLVRYHMIQANVIGKKGIQKLLRIFGENNIFVLADLHFADSSCTTMGVKEDVFRLKIRQVLEENIPFSVKDLDIDGYDLMKIGAKGKQIGDILNELLELVSEDASKNNKNQLMLYAKEIYSNLE, encoded by the coding sequence ATGATAGATAATGAGCTTATTAAAGAAGCTTTGGAAATCATAAATATAATAGAGGATTCAGGCTATGAAGCCTATATAGTAGGAGGGAGTCTTAGAGACTCCCTTTTAGGTATGCAGCCAAAAGACATAGATATAGCTTCATCAGCTAGTCCTACCGAGATAAAACGAATATTCAATAGCTATAAAACTATTGATACAGGCATAGATTTTGGAACTGTCACTCTAATATATAATGATAAACCTGTCGAAATTACTACATTTAGAAGTGAATCTGTGTATTTAGATAGTAGAAGACCAGATAGTGTAAGCTTTGAAAAAAATGTAGATGAAGATTTAAAAAGAAGAGATTTTACTATAAATGCTATGGCTTACAATCAATCTAAAAAGCTTGTGGACTTATTCTCTGGAGAAGAGGATTTAAATAACAAGCTTATAAGATGTGTAGGAAGCCCAGATGAAAGATTCAGTGAAGATGCTCTTAGAATGTTAAGGGCTGTAAGATTTGCATGTGTACTAAACTTTGATATTGAGAAAAACACCTTTGAGGCTATAAAGCATAATGCCTCAAGGATTGAGCATATAAGCAAAGAGAGAATTCAAGCAGAGCTAAACAAGATATTCATGAGCAGTAAGCCATCTAGAGGAATAAGATTGCTACTTGATTCAAAGCTATTAGATTATGTACTACCAGAAATATCAAGGCTATCAGGCTTTAACCAGAATAATCCCTTTCATCACTTAGAGCTTCTAGAGCATACTTTATGCGTCCTAGATAAAGTAGAGCCAAGGCTTCAGCTTAGGCTTGCAGCTTTATTTCACGATGCAGGAAAAATAGATACAGTTACACTAGATGAAAATGGAATAGGTCATTTTTATGGTCATGATTCGGTCAGTGAAGAGATAACAAAATCAGTGCTAAAAAGATTGAGATATTCAAATGAGATTATAGAGCTGACATCTCAGCTTGTGAGATATCATATGATACAAGCAAATGTAATAGGAAAAAAAGGGATACAAAAGCTTCTTAGGATTTTTGGTGAAAATAATATCTTCGTGCTTGCTGATTTGCACTTTGCAGATTCAAGCTGTACAACTATGGGAGTAAAGGAAGATGTATTTAGATTAAAAATAAGACAAGTTTTAGAGGAAAATATTCCATTTTCAGTCAAAGATTTAGACATAGATGGATATGATTTGATGAAAATTGGAGCAAAGGGAAAGCAAATTGGAGACATATTAAATGAGCTACTTGAGCTAGTCAGTGAGGATGCCTCTAAAAATAACAAAAATCAGCTTATGCTATATGCTAAGGAGATATACTCTAATTTAGAGTAA
- a CDS encoding calcium/sodium antiporter has translation MSYVLLVIGFIILIKGADFFVDGASSIAKIAKMPTLLIGLTIVAFGTSAPEAAVSINAALKGSNDIAIGNIIGSNIFNLLVAVGLSAMIRPIKVQKTTIIKEYPLSIYSVALLIILSLDNLFAGNDANLLTRGDGLILLLGFGVFMFYLIEMAVLSKEADDEVEEIVKLPLSKSIIFSILGLVGIVFGGDMVVKSATDIALHVGMSETLVGLTIVAVGTSLPELVTSVTAARKGESDIAIGNIIGSGLFNIFFVLGVSATIHPIAVSSKLIFDFIILAIVTVISHVFAYSKKEVDKKEGFALTAMYIAYMVYIIIRN, from the coding sequence TTGAGCTATGTATTGCTAGTAATTGGATTTATTATACTTATCAAAGGGGCAGATTTCTTTGTAGATGGAGCCTCATCTATAGCAAAGATTGCAAAAATGCCTACCTTGCTAATAGGACTCACAATAGTTGCATTTGGAACAAGTGCTCCAGAAGCAGCTGTAAGTATTAATGCGGCATTAAAAGGGTCTAATGATATCGCGATTGGAAATATTATAGGTTCGAATATCTTTAATTTGCTTGTCGCAGTAGGTTTATCGGCTATGATTAGACCTATTAAGGTTCAAAAAACAACTATCATTAAGGAATATCCTCTATCAATTTATTCTGTAGCACTCCTGATAATACTATCTCTTGATAATTTATTTGCAGGAAACGATGCGAATTTACTTACAAGAGGTGACGGACTAATACTTCTGCTTGGATTTGGAGTATTTATGTTCTATCTAATAGAAATGGCAGTCCTATCAAAAGAAGCTGATGATGAGGTAGAAGAAATAGTTAAGCTACCACTTTCCAAAAGTATCATCTTCTCTATTTTAGGATTAGTTGGAATAGTTTTTGGCGGGGATATGGTTGTGAAATCAGCTACGGATATTGCATTACATGTTGGAATGAGTGAAACTCTTGTAGGGCTTACTATTGTGGCAGTTGGAACATCGCTTCCAGAGCTGGTTACTTCCGTGACAGCGGCTAGAAAAGGCGAGAGTGATATAGCTATAGGAAATATCATAGGTTCTGGATTATTTAATATATTCTTTGTGCTTGGAGTATCAGCTACAATACACCCTATTGCTGTATCAAGCAAATTAATTTTTGATTTTATTATTTTGGCTATAGTTACTGTAATATCTCATGTATTTGCATATAGTAAAAAAGAAGTCGATAAGAAAGAAGGCTTTGCACTTACAGCAATGTATATTGCGTATATGGTGTATATAATTATCAGAAATTAG
- a CDS encoding DUF3786 domain-containing protein, with amino-acid sequence MSHTDDRQGRVPFEYIRDKFSKANPEIMAKNTFSKLINSTIHMNFMGRPYAVQHPSGKIFDENNKEVEFYTVRILFLRFLVNGQGIKPTGKHVTYKDIPGGLVYYPNFSKRTIERLAKTYGSDLEKFESDMQSIGAVKVLQGDKAYKFPFMNETYMTFIIWEKDEEFPPAANILFDQNIQFYFDAEDLAVVPDVAIDIIKNKGIMPDWIGLYKKKSI; translated from the coding sequence TTGTCGCATACAGATGATAGACAGGGAAGGGTTCCATTTGAATATATAAGAGATAAATTTTCAAAGGCAAACCCAGAGATTATGGCGAAAAATACATTTAGTAAATTAATAAACTCAACTATTCACATGAATTTTATGGGAAGGCCTTATGCAGTTCAGCATCCTTCTGGTAAAATCTTTGATGAAAATAATAAAGAAGTAGAATTTTATACTGTAAGAATTTTATTTTTAAGGTTTTTAGTTAATGGTCAAGGGATAAAGCCTACAGGAAAGCATGTAACCTACAAAGACATACCTGGTGGGCTAGTTTACTATCCAAATTTTAGTAAGAGAACAATTGAAAGATTAGCTAAAACCTATGGAAGTGATTTAGAAAAATTCGAAAGCGATATGCAGAGTATAGGAGCAGTTAAGGTTTTGCAAGGGGATAAGGCTTACAAATTTCCATTTATGAACGAAACCTATATGACTTTTATAATATGGGAAAAGGATGAAGAATTTCCACCTGCTGCAAATATTTTGTTTGACCAAAACATCCAATTTTATTTTGATGCTGAGGATCTTGCGGTAGTTCCAGATGTCGCTATTGACATTATTAAAAATAAGGGTATAATGCCAGATTGGATAGGTTTATATAAAAAGAAATCCATCTAA